The Nitrospira sp. genome window below encodes:
- a CDS encoding arylamine N-acetyltransferase: MFDRDAYLIRIEYQGPATPSVEALRGLHRAHVMTVPFENLNIHLGRPVSLDPSDLFRKIVVERRGGYCFELNGLFALLLEDIGFTVTRLAARVLYGTEGMRPRSHQLLLVHLGEERWLADVGFGGQGLREPFPFMAGLEQRQGPDQFRLATDERKESVLQWHMEETWVDLYSFALDPWLPVDYSFANYYHSHSPDSLFTQQRICTMPTPEGRTSLIDNVLKVRGRDGKQERHVAGEEYKQLLQQHFGLIIHEHVKC; the protein is encoded by the coding sequence ATGTTCGATCGCGATGCCTATCTTATCCGTATCGAGTATCAAGGGCCGGCGACTCCGTCCGTGGAGGCCCTGCGGGGGTTACATCGAGCCCATGTGATGACCGTGCCGTTTGAAAATCTAAATATTCATCTTGGCCGGCCCGTCTCGCTGGACCCCTCCGACCTGTTTCGGAAGATTGTTGTCGAGCGACGGGGTGGATACTGTTTCGAGCTCAATGGCCTGTTTGCGCTCTTGTTGGAAGATATAGGCTTTACCGTCACCAGGCTCGCGGCTCGGGTGTTGTATGGTACGGAAGGGATGCGGCCACGGAGTCATCAGTTGCTGCTGGTTCATCTGGGGGAGGAGCGCTGGCTTGCGGACGTCGGGTTCGGAGGGCAGGGATTACGTGAGCCGTTCCCTTTCATGGCTGGTCTGGAGCAACGGCAAGGACCGGATCAATTCAGGCTCGCGACAGACGAACGGAAAGAGTCTGTGCTGCAATGGCACATGGAGGAAACCTGGGTCGATCTCTATTCTTTTGCGCTCGATCCTTGGTTGCCAGTGGACTACAGCTTCGCAAACTATTACCACTCGCACTCACCGGACTCTCTCTTCACGCAACAGCGCATCTGCACGATGCCGACGCCTGAGGGGCGGACGTCACTCATCGACAACGTGCTGAAGGTGCGAGGACGAGACGGCAAGCAGGAACGTCATGTCGCCGGTGAGGAGTACAAACAGCTGCTGCAGCAGCATTTCGGATTGATCATTCACGAGCACGTGAAGTGTTGA
- a CDS encoding tyrosinase family protein — translation FDSAGKDPVFYAHHANVDKMWSDWNKASSIHTNPTATAFLNLTWNFFDENKVWRSIKASQVLTHDTQLRYTYGPSKFLEQLPCLLDWFPIKTDWRVSRTLKFAGQTRAKMMNVVEQGGRARLHLNDLAVPMEKSAVYRLYATPEAAKADEGPGSKGYLGTVPVVLNDRERRHISKNARNIAVRLSTAKLEALSGNLGPVRLALVERGVKPEARKVIPVQAKDVSLSLAEVEREER, via the coding sequence TCTTCGATTCAGCCGGGAAAGATCCCGTCTTCTACGCGCATCATGCCAACGTGGACAAGATGTGGTCGGACTGGAACAAGGCCTCGTCCATCCACACGAACCCGACGGCAACGGCCTTCTTGAACCTGACATGGAATTTCTTCGACGAAAACAAAGTGTGGCGGTCGATCAAAGCCTCGCAGGTCCTAACCCACGACACCCAATTGCGCTACACCTATGGCCCGTCGAAGTTCTTGGAGCAGCTTCCCTGCCTCCTCGATTGGTTCCCCATCAAGACCGACTGGCGCGTCAGCCGCACCCTGAAGTTTGCCGGACAGACGCGTGCTAAGATGATGAACGTTGTCGAGCAGGGAGGTCGTGCGAGACTGCACCTGAACGACCTCGCCGTTCCCATGGAAAAGAGTGCGGTGTATCGACTCTATGCGACCCCTGAAGCGGCGAAAGCCGATGAAGGACCAGGCAGCAAGGGCTATCTCGGTACCGTGCCGGTCGTATTGAACGATCGGGAGCGGCGGCATATCTCCAAGAACGCACGAAACATCGCCGTCAGGCTCTCCACCGCCAAACTCGAAGCGCTGAGCGGGAACCTCGGCCCGGTGCGGCTGGCCCTGGTTGAGCGCGGAGTCAAACCTGAGGCCAGAAAAGTTATCCCAGTACAGGCGAAGGACGTCTCGCTGTCCCTCGCAGAGGTGGAACGCGAGGAACGGTAA